From a single Eubalaena glacialis isolate mEubGla1 chromosome 15, mEubGla1.1.hap2.+ XY, whole genome shotgun sequence genomic region:
- the LOC133075190 gene encoding putative POM121-like protein 1-like codes for MSRSSVSAVDTVTVSVARGQPVPPTTPRCVPNSSRCTEKTALRALGESGKGMAKQEEVPTVTGRNDDRRSGPDGTGGTRSAFRPLGVSFFVPRPGPLQIHLDAKSAEDSYKRKLQTSFMSSCRQRNAITSSYSSTRGFPPVQRRRGPAIPQGLPQKSSKKGSEEGRPSPSAAPVVSQSKSQPDKGAEATRGQKRTRRNCSPTSDSPRPRKRRIPLLPHRRGEPLRLPSPPELGFRVTAEHLDAEKEAALRRINRAASPPAVPPDPSRDPPLERCGRKQDSPAPVDIPASAGGASSVHPLSGRQHNSPGRLFYLPQPLPGTSSHSWPSAPLTLLTPASPPVSGRAGLCARPPDPSAPTPSPVPSMAGVIRSLAPDWPAPAAAAASLPCFKLKLISGPPTNGAGGGPLQPKASVTAAVDARPAFCAAPSTSRMESRTPVCVGSPVFTPQSLPPVTNPTAPPPPACPLRAASDPEVTPMDTTPPSQPLLLGSAPGSNGNLFLSTQALQTPPSYSTSSVTVTTGLPALRFCGPAQTLRFPLQPGATTQPISGAPDGQQRGTTACGSSPQHRKRTAPALASAPGPPASGSPTQASSGSSSSTNSTVGTHASTQLGFGSGAAALDLSCIFAALSITAGTRGPPSTTHSNGESVGLNSWGPPHQSTPMVTTGPSTKNKPGFGGTTAPSLSHISGGAPRQDSPTSSGGPSPCQPRLPLGACRFRPLLLVAPPPRWAQQGAAFLLGPPHHLPRGHKTIGPSTNSFSSRSGFITLGCKRRKLA; via the exons ATGTCCCGCAGCTCAGTGTCTGCAGTGGACACAGTCACTGTCAGTGTGGCGCGGGGGCAGCCAGTGCCGCCCACGACACCCAGGTGTGTCCCGAACAGTAGTCGGTGCACAGAGAAGACGGCATTGAGGGCCCTGGGAGAGAGCGGGAAAGGGATGGCCAAGCAGGAGGAAGTCCCCACAGTCACCGGGAGGAATGACgaccggagaagcggccccgatGGCACCGGGGGCACACGATCTGCATTTAGGCCCCTGGGGGTCTCTTTCTTCGTGCCCAGGCCTGGACCTCTGCAGATACACCTCGACGCCAAGAGCGCAGAAGACAGCTACAAGAGGAAACTCCAGACCTCTTTTATGAGCTCCTGCCGCCAAAGAAACGCCATCACGAGCTCATATAGCTCCACCCGAGGTTTCCCGCCAGTGCAGAGAAGGAGGGGTCCCGCCATACCGCAAGGGCTGCCCCAGAAGTCCTCAAAGAAAGGGAGCGAGGAGGGCCGTCCATCGCCCTCTGCAGCTCCGGTGGTTTCCCAGAGCAAAAGCCAGCCTGACAAGGGTGCAGAGGCAACAAGAGGGCAGAAACGGACCCGGAGGAACTGCTCACCCACATCTGACAGTCCCAGGCCCCGAAAACGCAGGATTCCTCTGCTGCCGCACAGGCGAGGGGAGCCTCTGAGGCTGCCCTCACCCCCTGAGCTGGGTTTCCGGGTCACCGCTGAACACCTAGACGCGGAGAAGGAAGCAGCGCTCCGGCGCATCAACA GGGCTGCTTCTCCGCCAGCCGTCCCTCCAGACCCCAGCAGGGATCCACCGCTGGAGAGATGCGGTAGGAAGCAGGACTCCCCAGCCCCAGTGGACATCCCGGCATCCGCCGGAGGGGCCTCCTCTGTGCATCCCTTGTCTGGGAGGCAGCACAACTCACCCGGCCGCCTCTTCTACCTGCCACAGCCTCTTCCAGGCACCTCTTCACACTCATGGCCCTCAGCCCCTCTCACCTTGCTGACCCCCGCTTCCCCCCCAGTATCAGGCAGGGCTGGCCTGTGTGCTAGGCCCCCAGACCCCTCCGCCCCTACTCCCTCCCCCGTGCCAAGCATGGCCGGTGTGATCAGAAGCCTGGCTCCTGACTGGCCCGCTCCTGCCGCTGCTGCGGCTTCCCTTCCCTGCTTCAAGTTGAAGCTCATCTCGGGGCCTCCTACAaatggggcaggaggaggcccTTTACAGCCCAAGGCATCCGTCACAGCTGCCGTGGATGCTAGACCTGCCTTCTGTGCAGCTCCCAGCACCTCCCGAATGGAGTCCCGCACACCCGTGTGCGTGGGGTCTCCTGTCTTCACCCCACAGAGCCTCCCTCCCGTCACCAACCCTactgccccgccccccccagccTGCCCATTACGT GCCGCTTCTGACCCTGAGGTCACCCCCATGGACACCACTCCACCCTCCCAGCCTCTCCTCTTGGGGTCCGCCCCTGGCTCCAATGGGAACCTCTTCTTGTCTACCCAGGCCCTGCAGACGCCCCCCAGTTACAGCACATCCTCAGTCACAGTCACCACCGGCCTGCCTGCACTCAGGTTCTGCGGCCCCGCCCAGACTCTGAGATTTCCTCTTCAGCCTGGAGCCACTACCCAGCCCATCTCTGGGGCCCCTGATGGGCAGCAGCGAGGAACCACCGCCTGTGGCAGCTCTCCCCAGCATAGAAAACGGACAGCTCCAGCCTTAGCCTCTGCTCCGGGCCCCCCAGCTTCGGGAAGCCCCACACAAGCATCTTCTGGGAGCTCATCATCCACAAATTCCACCGTGGGCACCCATGCCAGCACCCAGCTGGGTTTTGGGAGCGGAGCGGCTGCCCTAGATCTGAGCTGCATCTTTGCAGCTCTCAGCATCACAGCAGGAACCAGGGGGCCCCCGAGCACCACACACAGCAATGGGGAAAGCGTGGGCCTGAACTCCTGGGGCCCTCCTCACCAGAGCACCCCCATGGTGACCACGGGACCCAGCACTAAGAATAAGCCTGGGTTTGGAGGCACTACTGCCCCCAGCTTAAGTCACATCTCTGGGGGCGCGCCCAGGCAGGACTCCCCTACTTCCAGCGGAGGGCCCAGCCCATGCCAGCCAAGGCTGCCTTTAGGGGCATGTCGGTTCCGGCCTCTACTCCTAGTAGCCCCGCCTCCACGATGGGCACAGCAAGGTGCAGCCTTCCTGTTAGGGCCCCCTCATCACCTGCCCAGGGGACATAAAACCATTGGGCCATCGACCAATTCATTTTCCTCCAGGTCGGGATTCATTACCCTGGGGTGTAAGAGGAGAAAGTTGGCCTGA